A portion of the Motacilla alba alba isolate MOTALB_02 chromosome 19, Motacilla_alba_V1.0_pri, whole genome shotgun sequence genome contains these proteins:
- the DOC2B gene encoding double C2-like domain-containing protein beta isoform X1, which translates to MTLRKGEKMTISIQEHMAIDVCPGPIKPIKQISDYFPRFPRGLPAAVGRSSSALRPSLSQPSGSPAEPPRDDEEDVDQLFGAHGTTPAEQPAKSQAPEELVDPEGYESDDCTTLGTLDFSLLYDQENNALHCTINKAKLPKLDYRKGLKPMDHNGLADPYVKLHLLPGASKANKLRTKTLRNTLNPTWNETLTYYGITDEDMIRKTLRISVCDEDKFRHNEFIGETRIPLKKLKPNQTKNFNICLEKQLPIDKTEDKSLEERGRILISLKYSSQKQGLQVGIMRCAHLAAMDANGYSDPYVKIYLKPDEDKKSKHKTAVKKKTLNPEFNEEFFYEIKHGDLAKKTLEVTVWDYDIGKSNDFIGGVVLGINAKGERLKHWFDCLKNKDKKIERWHTLTNELPGAVLSD; encoded by the exons ATGACACTCcgaaaaggagagaaaatgacCATAAGTATCCAGGAGCACATGGCCATTGACGTCTGCCCCGGCCCCATCAAACCCATCAAGCAGATCTCCGACTACTTCCCCCGCTTCCCCCGCGGGCTCCCCGCCGCCGTCGGCCGCAGCAGCAGCGCCCTGCGCCCCTCGCTCAGCCAGCCCTCGGGCAGCCCCGCCGAGCCTCCCCGCGACGATGAGGAGGATGTGGACCAGCTCTTCGGAGCGCACGGAACGACGCCCGCAGAGCAGCCGGCCAAGAGCCAAGCGCCCGAGGAGCTGGTGGACCCCGAGGGCTACGAGTCCGACGATTGCA CCACGTTGGGGACGCTGGATTTCAGTTTGCTCTATGACCAGGAGAACAACGCTCTCCACTGCACCATCAACAAAGCCAAG CTGCCAAAACTTGACTACAGAAAG GGCCTGAAGCCAATGGATCACAATGGTTTGGCTGATCCTTACGTCAAGTTGCACTTGCTCCCTGGAGCCAGTAAG GCAAACAAGCTGAGAACCAAAACGCTGCGGAACACCCTGAACCCCACGTGGAACGAGACCCTCACCTACTACGGCATCACCGACGAGGACATGATCCGCAAGACGCTGCG GATCTCGGTGTGTGACGAGGACAAGTTCCGCCACAACGAGTTCATCGGCGAGACGCGCATCCCGCTGAAGAAACTGAAACCCAACCAGACCAAAAACTTCAACAtctgcctggagaagcagctgccG ATAGATAAAACAGAGGACAAGTCGCTGGAGGAGCGTGGCAGGATCCTCATCTCCCTCAAGTACAGCTCGCAgaagcaggggctgcaggtgggcaTCATGCGCTGTGCCCACCTGGCTGCCATGGATGCCAACGGCTACTCCGACCCCTACGTCAAAAT TTACTTGAAACCAGACGAGGACAAGAAATCCAAGCACAAGACAGCAGTGAAGAAGAAAACGCTGAACCCCGAGTTCAACGAG gAGTTTTTCTATGAGATAAAGCACGGTGACCTGGCAAAGAAGACCCTGGAAGTCACTGTGTGGGACTATGACATCGGGAAATCCAACGATTTCATCG GCGGAGTCGTGTTAGGAATTAATGCCAAAGGGGAGCGCCTGAAGCACTGGTTCGACTGCCTGAAGAACAAGGACAAGAAAATAGAGCGCTGGCACACGCTGACCAACGAGCTGCCGGGCGCCGTCCTCAGCGACTGA
- the DOC2B gene encoding double C2-like domain-containing protein beta isoform X2, with protein sequence MTLRKGEKMTISIQEHMAIDVCPGPIKPIKQISDYFPRFPRGLPAAVGRSSSALRPSLSQPSGSPAEPPRDDEEDVDQLFGAHGTTPAEQPAKSQAPEELVDPEGYESDDCTTLGTLDFSLLYDQENNALHCTINKAKGLKPMDHNGLADPYVKLHLLPGASKANKLRTKTLRNTLNPTWNETLTYYGITDEDMIRKTLRISVCDEDKFRHNEFIGETRIPLKKLKPNQTKNFNICLEKQLPIDKTEDKSLEERGRILISLKYSSQKQGLQVGIMRCAHLAAMDANGYSDPYVKIYLKPDEDKKSKHKTAVKKKTLNPEFNEEFFYEIKHGDLAKKTLEVTVWDYDIGKSNDFIGGVVLGINAKGERLKHWFDCLKNKDKKIERWHTLTNELPGAVLSD encoded by the exons ATGACACTCcgaaaaggagagaaaatgacCATAAGTATCCAGGAGCACATGGCCATTGACGTCTGCCCCGGCCCCATCAAACCCATCAAGCAGATCTCCGACTACTTCCCCCGCTTCCCCCGCGGGCTCCCCGCCGCCGTCGGCCGCAGCAGCAGCGCCCTGCGCCCCTCGCTCAGCCAGCCCTCGGGCAGCCCCGCCGAGCCTCCCCGCGACGATGAGGAGGATGTGGACCAGCTCTTCGGAGCGCACGGAACGACGCCCGCAGAGCAGCCGGCCAAGAGCCAAGCGCCCGAGGAGCTGGTGGACCCCGAGGGCTACGAGTCCGACGATTGCA CCACGTTGGGGACGCTGGATTTCAGTTTGCTCTATGACCAGGAGAACAACGCTCTCCACTGCACCATCAACAAAGCCAAG GGCCTGAAGCCAATGGATCACAATGGTTTGGCTGATCCTTACGTCAAGTTGCACTTGCTCCCTGGAGCCAGTAAG GCAAACAAGCTGAGAACCAAAACGCTGCGGAACACCCTGAACCCCACGTGGAACGAGACCCTCACCTACTACGGCATCACCGACGAGGACATGATCCGCAAGACGCTGCG GATCTCGGTGTGTGACGAGGACAAGTTCCGCCACAACGAGTTCATCGGCGAGACGCGCATCCCGCTGAAGAAACTGAAACCCAACCAGACCAAAAACTTCAACAtctgcctggagaagcagctgccG ATAGATAAAACAGAGGACAAGTCGCTGGAGGAGCGTGGCAGGATCCTCATCTCCCTCAAGTACAGCTCGCAgaagcaggggctgcaggtgggcaTCATGCGCTGTGCCCACCTGGCTGCCATGGATGCCAACGGCTACTCCGACCCCTACGTCAAAAT TTACTTGAAACCAGACGAGGACAAGAAATCCAAGCACAAGACAGCAGTGAAGAAGAAAACGCTGAACCCCGAGTTCAACGAG gAGTTTTTCTATGAGATAAAGCACGGTGACCTGGCAAAGAAGACCCTGGAAGTCACTGTGTGGGACTATGACATCGGGAAATCCAACGATTTCATCG GCGGAGTCGTGTTAGGAATTAATGCCAAAGGGGAGCGCCTGAAGCACTGGTTCGACTGCCTGAAGAACAAGGACAAGAAAATAGAGCGCTGGCACACGCTGACCAACGAGCTGCCGGGCGCCGTCCTCAGCGACTGA